In Pongo pygmaeus isolate AG05252 chromosome 13, NHGRI_mPonPyg2-v2.0_pri, whole genome shotgun sequence, one genomic interval encodes:
- the ZDHHC12 gene encoding palmitoyltransferase ZDHHC12 isoform X1: MAPWALLSPGVLVRTGHTVLTWGITLVLFLHDTELRQWEEQGELLLPLTFLLLVLGSLLLYLAVSLMDPGYVNVQPQPQEELKEEQTAMVPPAIPLRRCRYCLVLQPLRARHCRECRRCVRRYDHHCPWMENCVGERNHPLFVVYLALQLVVLLWGLYLAWSGLRFFQPWGLWLRSSGLLFATFLLLSLFSLVASLLLASHLYLVASNTTTWEFISSHRITYLRQRPGNPFDRGLTRNLAHFFCGWPSGSWETLWAEEEEEGSSPAV; this comes from the exons ATGGCGCCCTGGGCGCTCCTCAGCCCTGGGGTCCTGGTGCGGACCGGGCACACCGTGCTGACCTGGGGAATCACGCTGGTGCTCTTCCTGCACGATACCG AGCTGCGGCAATGGGAGGAGCAGGGGGAGCTGCTCCTGCCCCTCACCTTCCTGCTCCTGGTGCTGGGCTCCCTGCTACTCTACCTCGCCGTGTCACTCATGGACCCTGGCTACGTGAAtgtgcagcctcagcctcag GAGGAGCTCAAAGAGGAGCAGACAGCCATGGTTCCTCCAGCCATCCCTCTTCGGCGCTGTAGATACTGCCTGGTGCTG CAGCCCCTGAGGGCTCGGCACTGCCGTGAGTGCCGCCGTTGCGTCCGCCGCTACGACCACCACTGCCCCTGGATGGAGAACTGTGTGGGAGAACGCAACCACCCACTCTTTGTGGTCTACCTGGCGCTGCAGCTGGTGGTGCTTCTGTGGGGCCTGTACCTGGCATG GTCAGGCCTCCGGTTCTTCCAGCCCTGGGGGCTGTGGCTGCGGTCCAGCGGGCTCCTGTTCGCCACCTTCCTGTTGCTGTCCCTCTTCTCGTTGGTGGCCAGCCTGCTCCTCGCCTCACACCTCTACCTGGTGGCCAGCAACACCACCACCTGGGAATTCATCTCCTCACACCGCATCACCTATCTCCGCCAGCGCCCCGGCAACCCCTTCGACCGAGGCCTGACCCGCAACCTGGCCCACTTCTTCTGTGGATGGCCCTCGGGGTCCTGGGAGACCCTctgggctgaggaggaggaagagggcagCAGCCCAGCTGTTTAG
- the ZDHHC12 gene encoding palmitoyltransferase ZDHHC12 isoform X2, translating to MAPWALLSPGVLVRTGHTVLTWGITLVLFLHDTELRQWEEQGELLLPLTFLLLVLGSLLLYLAVSLMDPGYVNVQPQPQEELKEEQTAMVPPAIPLRRCRYCLVLPLRARHCRECRRCVRRYDHHCPWMENCVGERNHPLFVVYLALQLVVLLWGLYLAWSGLRFFQPWGLWLRSSGLLFATFLLLSLFSLVASLLLASHLYLVASNTTTWEFISSHRITYLRQRPGNPFDRGLTRNLAHFFCGWPSGSWETLWAEEEEEGSSPAV from the exons ATGGCGCCCTGGGCGCTCCTCAGCCCTGGGGTCCTGGTGCGGACCGGGCACACCGTGCTGACCTGGGGAATCACGCTGGTGCTCTTCCTGCACGATACCG AGCTGCGGCAATGGGAGGAGCAGGGGGAGCTGCTCCTGCCCCTCACCTTCCTGCTCCTGGTGCTGGGCTCCCTGCTACTCTACCTCGCCGTGTCACTCATGGACCCTGGCTACGTGAAtgtgcagcctcagcctcag GAGGAGCTCAAAGAGGAGCAGACAGCCATGGTTCCTCCAGCCATCCCTCTTCGGCGCTGTAGATACTGCCTGGTGCTG CCCCTGAGGGCTCGGCACTGCCGTGAGTGCCGCCGTTGCGTCCGCCGCTACGACCACCACTGCCCCTGGATGGAGAACTGTGTGGGAGAACGCAACCACCCACTCTTTGTGGTCTACCTGGCGCTGCAGCTGGTGGTGCTTCTGTGGGGCCTGTACCTGGCATG GTCAGGCCTCCGGTTCTTCCAGCCCTGGGGGCTGTGGCTGCGGTCCAGCGGGCTCCTGTTCGCCACCTTCCTGTTGCTGTCCCTCTTCTCGTTGGTGGCCAGCCTGCTCCTCGCCTCACACCTCTACCTGGTGGCCAGCAACACCACCACCTGGGAATTCATCTCCTCACACCGCATCACCTATCTCCGCCAGCGCCCCGGCAACCCCTTCGACCGAGGCCTGACCCGCAACCTGGCCCACTTCTTCTGTGGATGGCCCTCGGGGTCCTGGGAGACCCTctgggctgaggaggaggaagagggcagCAGCCCAGCTGTTTAG
- the ZDHHC12 gene encoding palmitoyltransferase ZDHHC12 isoform X3 yields the protein MAPWALLSPGVLVRTGHTVLTWGITLVLFLHDTELRQWEEQGELLLPLTFLLLVLGSLLLYLAVSLMDPGYVNVQPQPQEELKEEQTAMVPPAIPLRRCRYCLVLQPLRARHCRECRRCVRRYDHHCPWMENCVGERNHPLFVVYLALQLVVLLWGLYLACTRPLSPAPQVRPPVLPALGAVAAVQRAPVRHLPVAVPLLVGGQPAPRLTPLPGGQQHHHLGIHLLTPHHLSPPAPRQPLRPRPDPQPGPLLLWMALGVLGDPLG from the exons ATGGCGCCCTGGGCGCTCCTCAGCCCTGGGGTCCTGGTGCGGACCGGGCACACCGTGCTGACCTGGGGAATCACGCTGGTGCTCTTCCTGCACGATACCG AGCTGCGGCAATGGGAGGAGCAGGGGGAGCTGCTCCTGCCCCTCACCTTCCTGCTCCTGGTGCTGGGCTCCCTGCTACTCTACCTCGCCGTGTCACTCATGGACCCTGGCTACGTGAAtgtgcagcctcagcctcag GAGGAGCTCAAAGAGGAGCAGACAGCCATGGTTCCTCCAGCCATCCCTCTTCGGCGCTGTAGATACTGCCTGGTGCTG CAGCCCCTGAGGGCTCGGCACTGCCGTGAGTGCCGCCGTTGCGTCCGCCGCTACGACCACCACTGCCCCTGGATGGAGAACTGTGTGGGAGAACGCAACCACCCACTCTTTGTGGTCTACCTGGCGCTGCAGCTGGTGGTGCTTCTGTGGGGCCTGTACCTGGCATG cACCAGGCCCCTGTCCCCTGCACCGCAGGTCAGGCCTCCGGTTCTTCCAGCCCTGGGGGCTGTGGCTGCGGTCCAGCGGGCTCCTGTTCGCCACCTTCCTGTTGCTGTCCCTCTTCTCGTTGGTGGCCAGCCTGCTCCTCGCCTCACACCTCTACCTGGTGGCCAGCAACACCACCACCTGGGAATTCATCTCCTCACACCGCATCACCTATCTCCGCCAGCGCCCCGGCAACCCCTTCGACCGAGGCCTGACCCGCAACCTGGCCCACTTCTTCTGTGGATGGCCCTCGGGGTCCTGGGAGACCCTctgggctga
- the ZDHHC12 gene encoding palmitoyltransferase ZDHHC12 isoform X4, with the protein MAPWALLSPGVLVRTGHTVLTWGITLVLFLHDTELRQWEEQGELLLPLTFLLLVLGSLLLYLAVSLMDPGYVNVQPQPQEELKEEQTAMVPPAIPLRRCRYCLVLQPLRARHCRECRRCVRRYDHHCPWMENCVGERNHPLFVVYLALQLVVLLWGLYLACPGGCGCGPAGSCSPPSCCCPSSRWWPACSSPHTSTWWPATPPPGNSSPHTASPISASAPATPSTEA; encoded by the exons ATGGCGCCCTGGGCGCTCCTCAGCCCTGGGGTCCTGGTGCGGACCGGGCACACCGTGCTGACCTGGGGAATCACGCTGGTGCTCTTCCTGCACGATACCG AGCTGCGGCAATGGGAGGAGCAGGGGGAGCTGCTCCTGCCCCTCACCTTCCTGCTCCTGGTGCTGGGCTCCCTGCTACTCTACCTCGCCGTGTCACTCATGGACCCTGGCTACGTGAAtgtgcagcctcagcctcag GAGGAGCTCAAAGAGGAGCAGACAGCCATGGTTCCTCCAGCCATCCCTCTTCGGCGCTGTAGATACTGCCTGGTGCTG CAGCCCCTGAGGGCTCGGCACTGCCGTGAGTGCCGCCGTTGCGTCCGCCGCTACGACCACCACTGCCCCTGGATGGAGAACTGTGTGGGAGAACGCAACCACCCACTCTTTGTGGTCTACCTGGCGCTGCAGCTGGTGGTGCTTCTGTGGGGCCTGTACCTGGCATG CCCTGGGGGCTGTGGCTGCGGTCCAGCGGGCTCCTGTTCGCCACCTTCCTGTTGCTGTCCCTCTTCTCGTTGGTGGCCAGCCTGCTCCTCGCCTCACACCTCTACCTGGTGGCCAGCAACACCACCACCTGGGAATTCATCTCCTCACACCGCATCACCTATCTCCGCCAGCGCCCCGGCAACCCCTTCGACCGAGGCCTGA